The genomic region GGCTACTGTTATTTAGGAAGGAGTCTTCAACTGAGGAGACAATCCCTACCAAGATCCAACTGCCTGTAAAGAAGCAGATCACTCAGGGAAAGAGGGTTCTCTTAGAGAACCCGGTCGTCTCAGAGAAGACCACCTCCGAAGAAGAGCCAATCTTTAAGGAGGTGTTGCCCTTTAAGAAAAACCCTTCAACCGATGAGGCATTCCTCTGGCAGGATTTATCTGTTTTGAAAGAGGAACACATCACTGTGCAGGGGTTGTCCCACTCAAAGAAACCTTTGGCCTTGCAGGAAAAGACTACCACTGAAGAAGAACCATCTATTAAGGAACCATTGGAGGAGGAGCTTACCACTGAGGAGAAATTTCTCTTTCAGGAGCCATTTTTACTGCCTTTCAGCCCTACAAAAAATGATGAGTCTCTTTTCTGGGAGGAGAACAGCACCAGTGAGGAGGATTCCCCTTTCCAGAAACCattgtttctgaagaagaagctCTCCACTGAGGCAACAACAGGCATAGAAAGCCAATTTTCTTTAAAGAAGCTCACTGCTCCAGGGGAGGTGTTCCTCTTGAACAAGCCCTTGTCCTTGCAAGAGACAATCACCAATGATGAGGAGTTTCTTATTAAACAGCCACTGACATTTCAGGAGAAGCCCAGCACAGAGAAGGAGTCCCTAGTCAAGGAATTATCCTTTCAGGGGAATCGTTGTTGTATTCACAGGTATGAGCTGGAACCCTCATGAGCAGCAGATTCACCTACCGCGGTAACACATATTATGAAGAAACCTATCACTATGAAGAAACCTGTCACTATGAAGAGATCTATCATCTCCAAAACACCCACTACTGAGGAAGCATCTCTTTTAAAAAAGCCATCAGTATTAAAAGTGAAACCCACTCCTGGAAACACACTGCCCATCAAGAGGCCATTATCTTTAAAGAAGTGCAGAAATGAGTATAAGGTATCTATAGTCGAGAAGCCTTGCTGGAGGAGACTGACTTTGAGATTTTTTACAGCCAGTGACTCTTAGGCAAAAGCCTAAAACTGAGGAGGCAGCCATAACCAAGAGGAAATTATTCTTTCAGAAGACGTGTACAAGTCAGAGGAATCATTCCAACTGTAGGGAGGAGTTGACCTTGTTGGACAGTAATGTTGAAAATGACTTCTTCTTTATGGAACCAGTGAACTTTAGGAGGAAGCCTAAAACTGAGGAGGCAGTTCCCACCAGGAGGCTGTTAACTTTAAACAAATGTACCACTCAGGAGACGATGTCCCATAAGAAGAAGCCACTAATATTTCAGAAGGTCACCTCCAAAGAGAAGTCACTCATTAAAGAACCATTGTTCTTGGAGAAAAAGCCTACCACTGAGGAGTTCCTTTTCCAAGAGCCATCTCTGTCACAAGAGAAGCACACCACTCAGGGGGAGGTGTCCACCTTGAAGAAGCCTTGGCCTTGCAAAAGACTCCAACTGAGGGGAGTCACTTTTAAAGGAGCCTTTGGTTTTTAGGAAGAAGCGTACCATTGAGGAGGCAACTCCCACCGAGGAcgtagtatttataaagaagaaatgtacccctcAACATCAGATATCCTGCTTCAAGAAGCCACTTGTACTGCAGACAATTTCTGAAGCAAAATCACTCATTAAAGAGCCATTTTCCTTTAAACAGAAGCCTACCACTGAGGAAGGGTTCCTTTTCAAGGAATCGTCTGTCTTATCTGAGAAGCAAACCACTCTGGGAGAGGCTGCCCTTTTGAAGAAGCCATGCTCCTTTCAGGAGAATATTTACAGTAACAGTGAATTTCTTATGGAGCCCGTTTCCTTTAGAAATAAACATACCGCAAATGAGGCAATCTCCAGCAAGGAGTCattatctttaatgaaaaaatacaccACTCAAATGATGTCTACCTGCCAAGAAATGTACTTGCAGACTGTGATTGAAAAAGATAAGAATTCCTTCTTTATGGGGCTACTGTTATTTAGGAAGGAGTCTTCATCTGAGGAGACAATCCCTACCAAGATCCAACTGCCTGTAAAGAAGCAGATCACTCAGGGAAAGAGGGTTCTCTTAGAGAACCCGGTCGTCTTAGAGAAGACCACCTCTGAAGAAGAGCCAATCTTTAAGGAGGTGTTGCCCTTTAAGAAAAACCCTTCAACCGATGAGGCATTCCTCTGGCAGGATTTATCTGTTTTGAAAGAGGAACACATCACTGTGCAGGGGTTGTCCCACTCAAAGAAACCTTTGGCCTTGCAGGAAAAGACTACCACTGAAGAAGAACCATCTATTAAGGAACCATTGGAGGAGGAGCTTACCACTGAGGAGAAATTTCTCTTTCAGGAGCCATTTTTACTGCCTTTCAGCCCTACAAAAAATGATGAGTCTCTTTTCTGGGAGGAGAACAGCACCAGTGAGGAGGATTCCCCTTTCCAGAAACCATTGTTTCTGAAGAAGCAGCTCTCCACTGAGGCAACAACAGGCATAGAAAGCCAATGATCTTTAAAGAAGCTCACTGCTCCAGGGGAGGTGTTCCTCTTGAACAAGCCGTTGTCCTTGCAAGAGACAATCACCAATGATGAGGAGTTTCTTATTAAACAGCCACTGACATTTCAGGAGAAGCCCAGCACAGAGACGGAGTCCCTAGTCAAGGAATTATCCTTTCAGGGGAATCGTTGCTGTATTCACAGGTATGAGCTGGAACCCTCATCAGCAGCAGATTCACCTACCGCGGTAACACATATTATGAAGAAACCTATCACTATGAAGAAACCTATCACTATGAAGAGATCTATCATCTCCAAAACACCCACTACTGAGGAAGCATCTCTTTTAAAAAAGCCATCAGTATTAAAAGTGAAACACACTCCTGGCAACACACTGCCCATCAAGAGGCCATTATCTTTAAAGAAGTGCAGAAATGAGTATAAGGTATCTATAGTCGAGAAGCCACTGACCTTGCTGGAGGAGACTGACTTTGAGATTTTTTAGAGACAGTGACTCTTAGGCAAAAGCCTAAAACTG from Saccopteryx leptura isolate mSacLep1 chromosome 6, mSacLep1_pri_phased_curated, whole genome shotgun sequence harbors:
- the LOC136377027 gene encoding LOW QUALITY PROTEIN: G2/mitotic-specific cyclin-B3-like (The sequence of the model RefSeq protein was modified relative to this genomic sequence to represent the inferred CDS: inserted 1 base in 1 codon; deleted 2 bases in 1 codon; substituted 1 base at 1 genomic stop codon); its protein translation is MSHKKKPLIFQKVTSKEKSLIKEPLFLEKKPTTEEFLFQEPSLSQEKHTTQGEVSTLKKPXALQKTPTEESLLKEPLVFRKKRTIEEATPTEDVVFIKKKCTPQHQISCFKKPLVLQTISEAKSLIKEPFSFKQNKESLSLMKKYTTQMMSTCQEMYLQTVIEKDKNSFFMGLLLFRKESSSEETIPTKIQLPVKKQITQGKRVLLENPVVLEKTTSEEEPIFKEVLPFKKNPSTDEAFLWQDLSVLKEEHITVQGLSHSKKPLALQEKTTTEEEPSIKEPLEEELTTEEKFLFQEPFLLPFSPTKNDESLFWEENSTSEEDSPFQKPLFLKKQLSTEATTGIESQXSLKKLTAPGEVFLLNKPLSLQETITNDEEFLIKQPLTFQEKPSTETESLVKELSFQGNRCCIHRYELEPSSAADSPTAVTHIMKKPITMKKPITMKRSIISKTPTTEEASLLKKPSVLKVKHTPGNTLPIKRPLSLKKCRNEYKVSIVEKPLTLLEETDFEIF